The window GAGTTCCCACTAAAATAACATTGGCGCCGGGAAGCGGCTCACCCGTATTGGCATCCCTTACCGTCCCTTTGATGCCGCTCACATATTTTGGTCGACTCGTTTCACTTTTTTCCGACGCCCCTGCAATACTGCCTGCCCAAATCATCACGGCTATTAAAATCGCCATTCCAACAACCATCCGCTTAACTACCATTTGACTCACTCCCTTCTATTGTTTTGCATGTTTATATTTGTTAGTTTTTCCTAATTCTTTTCACAAAAAAATTTCACTTATCGCAGCCCAATCAAGCGTCCCATCTGGTAGATTGCTGCTGACAGAAAAAATGCAAGGGTTAACCCGGATGTTACACTAATCATCGGCCACTTCCAGGATCGGGTTTCTTTTTTGATCGCCGCAAGTGTCCCCACACAGGGCATATAGAGCAGCGAGAACACCATGAAGGCATACGCTGAAAGAGGCGTAAACTGCTGCATCAGAACGTGACGTAAACCCGCACCCGTTGCCCCGTAAAGGATCCCCAACGCCCCCAGAATGACCTCCTTGGCCAAAAACCCAAACATAAAGGCGACGGCCGTCTGCCAGTACCCAAACCCCGCGGGACGCAGCAGCGGGGCCAAAAACGAACCCAGTTGGCCAATGTAACTTTCATGTCCGGCGTAGGCACTTCCAAGGGGAAAACTGGCCAGGAACCAGATTAAGAGCACGGCCCCCAAAATAATTTTACCCGCCTTCTTCAAAAAGATGAGACTCCGGCGCCAGGTGTTTCGGTAAATGGAATACAGCGTCGGCAGTCGGTAGGGCGGCAATTCCATAACCAGAACCGACTGTTCATTCTTGAAAAGTACAGGCGCTGTCAGTTTGATCAGCCCAACCGCTGCCAAAATCCCGATCAGATAAAGTGAGAGTACAACCAGCCCCTGGTAGTGTGCGAAAAAAAGGCCGGCAAACAAGGCATAAATGGGCAATCTGGCGGCGCAGGAAATAAAGGGGATGGCTATCATCGTCAGAATGCGGTCTTTTCGGGAAGGGAGCGTGCGTGTCGCCAATACGGCCGGGATGTTGCAGCCAAAGCCTAAGATCAGTGGAATCAGGGATTTCCCGTGAAGGTTTATCTTTCTCATGATCCGGTCGGCAATAAATGCCCCTCTGGCCAGATAGCCGGAATCTTCCAGAAATGCAATTCCGGAGAAAAGAAAAATCAGATTAGGAAGAAATGAAAAAATCGCGCCCACGCCGCCAACCAGTCCGTTCACTAAAAAGGAAACAAACAGTGGCGGGACGTGCAAAGCGGCCCCGGCGGTTGCAATCCCTCTTCCGGCTTCCGTAAAAAGGGCGGAAATCAGCCAAACAAACGGCTGGGCTGCTTTAAACGTTAATTCAAACAAACCAGCCAACGCCAGCAGGAACAGAGGGAATCCCAGCCAGGGATGAAGGGCAATTTTATCGATTTTTTCCGCGCTCACCTGTCGCGTTACAGGGGTGGGCTGGTAAGAAACACACTCTCTCAGCAAACCGGAAATAAAACCATACTGCTTTTCGATCAAAATGGTTTCGGTATCGTAGCCAAACTTCTTTTCCAGGTGAATTGTGCTCTTCAAAGCCTGTTCCCGGATAATCTCGTAGTTGGGTAAAGCCCTCAACCCCTGAATCACGGAGACGTCTCCTTCGAGGACTTTCAGGGCCAGCCAACGCGGCGGATAGTTTTCCAGAGAAGCCGGAACCGTTTTCAAAAACTCAACCAGCTCTTTTATGGCCTCCTCAATGGCCTCGCCATAATCCAATCGAAAATCCGGAAGCGGCATTTTGGACACATCGACGGCTGTTCTTAGGAGCCTATTTTTCTCCACCAATTGACTTCCAACCGTCTCCACCACAGGAATTCCAAGCAGTTGTGACATTTTCGTCGAGTGAATTCTGAGACCCTTTCGCCGGGCCAAATCCATCATATTGAGATCCAGAACCACCCGAAACCCCAATTCCATTAATTCCACCAGGATGTGAAGCTCCCGCTCCAAGCGGGAGGCGTCGGCCACAACCACCACAACATCCGGTTGAACCTGAAGCAAAAAATCCCGGACGATCCGCTCGTCCGGCTGATAGGGAGATAAACTGTAGGCCCCGGGCAAATCAGCGATTATCACGGATTCACCCCGAAAA is drawn from Calditrichota bacterium and contains these coding sequences:
- the feoB gene encoding ferrous iron transport protein B yields the protein MNVLSLKERLEKADSELTIALVGNPNSGKTTLFNALTGSNQHVGNWPGVTIDVLLGQADFRGESVIIADLPGAYSLSPYQPDERIVRDFLLQVQPDVVVVVADASRLERELHILVELMELGFRVVLDLNMMDLARRKGLRIHSTKMSQLLGIPVVETVGSQLVEKNRLLRTAVDVSKMPLPDFRLDYGEAIEEAIKELVEFLKTVPASLENYPPRWLALKVLEGDVSVIQGLRALPNYEIIREQALKSTIHLEKKFGYDTETILIEKQYGFISGLLRECVSYQPTPVTRQVSAEKIDKIALHPWLGFPLFLLALAGLFELTFKAAQPFVWLISALFTEAGRGIATAGAALHVPPLFVSFLVNGLVGGVGAIFSFLPNLIFLFSGIAFLEDSGYLARGAFIADRIMRKINLHGKSLIPLILGFGCNIPAVLATRTLPSRKDRILTMIAIPFISCAARLPIYALFAGLFFAHYQGLVVLSLYLIGILAAVGLIKLTAPVLFKNEQSVLVMELPPYRLPTLYSIYRNTWRRSLIFLKKAGKIILGAVLLIWFLASFPLGSAYAGHESYIGQLGSFLAPLLRPAGFGYWQTAVAFMFGFLAKEVILGALGILYGATGAGLRHVLMQQFTPLSAYAFMVFSLLYMPCVGTLAAIKKETRSWKWPMISVTSGLTLAFFLSAAIYQMGRLIGLR
- a CDS encoding carboxypeptidase-like regulatory domain-containing protein; translated protein: MVVKRMVVGMAILIAVMIWAGSIAGASEKSETSRPKYVSGIKGTVRDANTGEPLPGANVILVGT